One segment of Haloplanus natans DSM 17983 DNA contains the following:
- a CDS encoding glycosyltransferase family 2 protein, whose translation MSPARVSVVIPTYNRAQLLPRAVDSVLNQTLDEFQLIVVDDGSTDETPSVMKSYTDDRISYVQLTENRGANAARNEGIRTAAAPYISFLDSDDAFLPTHLETVITELDDLPESIGGVYTTERFIQDSSVKDINYARAAVTDLVEVVRDYQVGGFSCLTFRSKVFNEIGLLDESLDAFQDRDFLIRFLDKYDLAPISEELVEYYLHQGRLSENTKMKLSALNQLTQKHQERFDKKGEAYIHYTRGFLYVKIDQMPRARHEFRQAVKKDPTKARYYLQVFSSQFGKRTFRKVNELKKSVYNTILRLYSGLN comes from the coding sequence ATGTCACCGGCTCGAGTTAGCGTAGTCATACCAACATACAACAGGGCGCAACTGCTCCCACGGGCAGTTGACAGCGTCCTGAATCAGACACTAGACGAGTTCCAACTCATCGTGGTTGACGACGGATCGACGGACGAAACACCCTCAGTGATGAAATCGTATACCGATGACCGCATAAGCTATGTTCAACTCACGGAGAATAGAGGGGCAAATGCGGCGCGTAACGAGGGAATTAGAACCGCTGCCGCGCCATATATCAGTTTTCTTGACTCGGACGACGCGTTCCTACCGACACATCTAGAGACTGTTATCACGGAGCTGGACGATTTGCCAGAGAGTATCGGCGGCGTTTACACCACGGAGCGTTTCATCCAAGATTCCTCTGTGAAAGACATTAACTACGCACGAGCGGCAGTTACCGACCTAGTAGAAGTTGTTCGAGACTATCAAGTCGGTGGGTTCTCTTGTTTGACGTTTCGCTCCAAAGTGTTCAATGAGATTGGATTACTGGATGAGTCACTAGATGCTTTCCAAGATAGAGACTTCTTAATTCGGTTTCTCGACAAATATGATTTGGCTCCGATCTCGGAAGAACTGGTGGAATACTATCTTCACCAGGGACGCCTCTCCGAAAATACGAAGATGAAGTTGTCCGCACTAAACCAACTCACGCAAAAACATCAAGAGCGGTTTGATAAGAAGGGAGAGGCGTATATCCACTACACTCGTGGATTTCTCTACGTCAAAATCGATCAAATGCCCCGCGCCCGACACGAGTTTCGGCAGGCCGTAAAAAAGGATCCCACGAAGGCACGGTATTATTTGCAGGTATTCTCATCACAGTTCGGAAAAAGGACGTTTCGGAAAGTGAATGAATTGAAAAAGAGCGTGTATAACACGATACTGCGGTTGTATTCGGGACTGAATTAA
- a CDS encoding glycosyltransferase yields the protein MNILYFLGQFPKLSESFVLNEIYELDRRGHQVAVCALNKPTESVSHREYDELDISVHWIETPQYRDVTTLCSTTLLHPGVIKSALHPGSPKHHAANLYRAKRCIEFVECLPFDLDHVHTHFAKGSNFGAAYVSAYYDVPFTLTTHATDLYRRPLGRYKPYLLRAVNRLVTISEYNRSYIREHFVDDTPIDIVHAGIRPDKFRPSGDPQDGRILTVSRLVEKKGIRYAIEAVAEVAKHVPDVDYHIVGSGPLQDDLEALVAEHDLHTNVNFLDTVSDDRLLTEYNEARCFLLPCVVAESGNRDGIPVALMEAMAMKIPPVSTTVSGIPELIEDDWNGLLVEPRDPDLIADALLTMIRNDSRWRDYRDRTRPQIVDEFNISREVEKLETTFERCVQ from the coding sequence ATGAACATTCTATACTTCCTCGGCCAGTTTCCAAAGCTCTCCGAGAGTTTCGTCCTCAACGAAATTTACGAACTTGACCGGCGGGGCCATCAGGTCGCCGTCTGTGCGCTCAACAAACCGACCGAGTCCGTTAGCCACCGGGAGTACGACGAACTGGATATCTCGGTACACTGGATCGAGACGCCGCAATACCGGGACGTGACGACGCTCTGCTCAACGACGCTGTTGCACCCCGGCGTAATCAAGAGCGCCCTCCATCCCGGATCTCCGAAACACCATGCCGCCAACCTCTACCGGGCGAAACGATGTATTGAGTTCGTTGAGTGCTTACCCTTCGACCTCGACCACGTACACACACACTTCGCGAAGGGTTCGAACTTCGGGGCTGCGTATGTCTCCGCGTACTACGACGTGCCGTTTACGCTCACGACGCACGCTACCGACCTGTACCGACGGCCGCTTGGGCGGTATAAACCGTATTTACTCCGCGCCGTGAATCGGCTAGTGACCATTTCCGAATACAATCGCTCGTACATCCGAGAGCACTTCGTCGACGACACCCCCATCGACATCGTCCACGCGGGGATCAGACCGGACAAGTTCCGTCCGTCTGGTGACCCACAGGACGGTCGCATCCTGACGGTCTCCCGTCTCGTGGAAAAAAAGGGTATCAGATACGCGATCGAGGCGGTCGCCGAGGTCGCGAAGCACGTTCCTGATGTCGACTACCACATCGTTGGTTCCGGCCCGTTGCAAGACGACTTGGAAGCACTGGTCGCGGAACATGACCTGCACACAAACGTCAACTTTCTGGATACGGTCAGTGACGACCGTCTGCTCACCGAGTACAACGAGGCTCGCTGTTTCCTGCTGCCCTGCGTCGTCGCCGAATCCGGGAACAGAGACGGCATCCCAGTGGCGCTCATGGAAGCCATGGCGATGAAGATACCCCCCGTGTCGACGACGGTGTCAGGTATCCCTGAACTGATCGAAGACGACTGGAACGGGCTCCTCGTTGAGCCCCGGGATCCCGATCTGATTGCCGACGCACTTCTCACGATGATCCGAAATGACTCAAGGTGGCGTGACTACCGCGACCGGACCAGACCCCAGATAGTCGACGAATTCAACATATCACGGGAAGTTGAAAAGCTGGAGACGACCTTCGAGAGGTGTGTTCAGTGA
- a CDS encoding O-antigen ligase family protein — protein sequence MSVKQNMDSDRISIPVVTALVGLLGLSLLNGAFPTVRIASFSFFQIHVFWIIGVCLVGYLLLIRKSVEVSVPLLFLALFAVYATMTISWTTSISDTVRAIFHIVSSATVIAAIIYTLRGKRDFSVLVYGFFAIVTITVLIAFWEYWTGNHLPVSRLTDPSRANTRGFSSVFINRNYFVFLLAVTAPILVWELLRRRSVAARFATLGLLITAFRLIVYNGGRSGLIAGSLGVGVTVVFWILRDNIRAWLSSWLPVFTALVGSTTVLGLVLPKIASNPFDKAASFGLWSRWQLLDLAGTMLVEKPLGHGIGAFTSVAARSSVDTGRIINPHSWIAQLAGEVGAVGLLLFVLAYGLLADQLFQTYLNGDDGYALPLCVSVLSFAIASLGTGDPLHSSRIFWVIYGLGLAYVHVVVTSGFSRFQSSDPQAVNLNDQRTD from the coding sequence ATGAGCGTCAAACAGAACATGGATTCGGACCGGATTTCGATTCCCGTCGTCACTGCACTTGTCGGACTTCTCGGACTGTCGTTGTTGAACGGAGCCTTCCCTACCGTTCGGATAGCGTCGTTCAGCTTCTTCCAGATCCACGTCTTCTGGATCATCGGTGTCTGTCTCGTTGGCTACCTCCTCCTCATCCGGAAGAGCGTCGAGGTCTCGGTCCCACTACTCTTTCTCGCGCTCTTCGCCGTGTACGCGACCATGACGATATCTTGGACGACGAGCATTTCCGATACCGTCCGGGCAATCTTCCACATCGTGTCGTCGGCGACGGTAATCGCGGCGATCATCTACACGCTTCGTGGGAAGCGGGACTTCTCGGTGCTGGTCTACGGCTTCTTCGCCATCGTTACGATCACGGTGCTCATCGCGTTCTGGGAATACTGGACCGGGAATCATCTGCCGGTAAGCCGGTTGACAGATCCCTCTCGGGCCAACACGCGAGGGTTCTCAAGTGTTTTCATCAATCGGAACTACTTCGTGTTTCTACTCGCTGTCACCGCGCCCATCCTTGTTTGGGAACTTCTGAGACGACGTTCGGTTGCCGCTCGGTTCGCCACACTCGGTCTTCTAATCACTGCTTTCCGGCTAATCGTCTACAACGGGGGGCGATCCGGGCTCATCGCCGGCAGCTTGGGTGTCGGTGTTACGGTCGTGTTTTGGATTCTGCGAGATAACATTCGAGCGTGGCTTTCGTCGTGGCTACCAGTCTTCACGGCACTCGTCGGCTCGACCACCGTTCTTGGATTAGTCCTTCCGAAGATAGCGAGTAACCCGTTCGACAAGGCTGCATCGTTTGGCCTGTGGAGTCGCTGGCAACTTCTGGACCTCGCTGGGACGATGTTAGTAGAGAAGCCGCTCGGACACGGTATCGGCGCGTTCACTTCGGTTGCCGCCCGCTCGTCGGTGGATACTGGGCGCATCATCAATCCCCATTCTTGGATCGCACAACTCGCCGGAGAAGTAGGGGCTGTCGGATTACTCCTGTTCGTTCTCGCCTATGGGCTTCTAGCCGACCAACTGTTTCAGACGTATCTTAATGGAGACGACGGATACGCACTCCCACTCTGTGTTTCCGTCCTGAGCTTTGCTATCGCCAGCCTCGGCACCGGTGACCCGCTTCACTCCAGCCGAATCTTCTGGGTCATATACGGGCTTGGATTAGCGTACGTACATGTGGTTGTCACGTCCGGTTTTTCGCGCTTTCAGTCCAGTGATCCGCAGGCAGTAAATCTAAACGATCAGAGGACAGATTGA
- a CDS encoding DUF4330 family protein, producing the protein MDLIDERGNLFGLLNVVDALVVVLVFCLVVAGVALAGEGFSGDSEPRDLPTTHVTLDLGTQPDYLLSELEENDTYSPAVNSKLTITDVHFSPQGEQTRVLLRAELRGPASGETLSYDSTPPRLGRSLSIQTDTYEVTGVIRDVGSRSTLKTREIPVVLRTESPSSGTANIAPDRPLNVGNRTVGRIDEVILYRTSDTDGRLAFISATLDVYAGATGIRFGGTRLQPGTSITFPPDTGSLSLTVLDVGSTLDQTTSDVLISSMVSSEVASRLDTGDTYRVEGRDVATVESVTVYGTDSPDQKRAFVGLNLVTIARDQTPHFGGTPVEEDSTIRFVTETYELNGEIRRVGATEQRGERTTRTVTLQLRNAPPVVANGVQEGMVERAAGSTVARITNVSRENSTIVLTSQDGGIYRREHPLNQDLTITAELTLYETPSGVSFKGRTIQQGSRIVLDLGQMTVRVTVVSL; encoded by the coding sequence ATGGACCTTATTGACGAACGGGGGAATCTGTTCGGCCTTCTCAACGTCGTCGATGCCCTTGTTGTCGTTCTGGTTTTTTGTCTCGTCGTAGCAGGGGTGGCACTTGCCGGTGAGGGATTTTCCGGTGATTCGGAACCTCGTGACTTACCAACGACACACGTCACCCTCGATCTCGGTACTCAACCGGATTATCTCCTTAGCGAATTGGAAGAAAACGACACGTACTCACCGGCAGTAAACTCCAAACTCACTATTACCGACGTTCACTTTTCTCCACAAGGGGAGCAAACTAGGGTATTGCTTCGGGCGGAACTCCGAGGTCCGGCGAGCGGTGAGACGTTGAGCTACGATAGCACACCTCCACGACTGGGACGCAGTCTCTCCATTCAGACGGATACGTATGAGGTAACGGGTGTGATCCGAGATGTTGGTTCCAGAAGTACACTCAAAACGCGTGAAATTCCGGTGGTGCTACGGACCGAGTCACCGAGTTCCGGCACCGCCAATATTGCTCCCGACCGGCCTCTCAATGTTGGCAACCGAACAGTCGGGAGGATTGACGAAGTCATCCTCTACCGGACAAGCGACACCGATGGTCGCCTCGCATTCATCAGCGCGACGCTTGACGTATACGCCGGTGCGACGGGAATTCGATTCGGCGGAACACGCCTCCAGCCGGGCACGTCCATCACTTTCCCTCCAGATACGGGATCCCTTTCGTTGACCGTCCTTGATGTCGGCTCGACACTTGATCAAACCACTTCTGATGTTCTGATCAGCAGTATGGTGTCAAGCGAAGTAGCGAGCCGACTCGATACAGGGGACACGTATCGTGTCGAGGGTCGAGACGTGGCTACCGTCGAGTCTGTCACGGTGTACGGTACGGATTCTCCCGATCAGAAGCGCGCGTTCGTCGGACTAAACCTCGTAACGATAGCCCGAGACCAAACACCACACTTCGGCGGAACACCTGTCGAAGAAGATTCCACGATTCGGTTCGTCACAGAAACGTACGAATTAAATGGAGAAATCCGTCGTGTCGGGGCAACCGAGCAACGCGGTGAGCGCACGACTCGAACGGTCACTCTCCAGCTTCGGAATGCTCCTCCCGTAGTCGCAAATGGCGTCCAGGAAGGGATGGTTGAGCGGGCCGCAGGCAGTACGGTTGCGAGAATCACCAACGTCTCCCGTGAGAACTCGACTATCGTTTTGACGAGTCAGGACGGTGGTATTTATCGACGTGAGCACCCCCTCAATCAGGACCTCACAATTACTGCTGAACTCACTCTGTACGAGACGCCTTCCGGAGTTTCGTTCAAAGGGCGAACGATTCAGCAAGGAAGCCGAATTGTTCTTGACCTCGGGCAGATGACAGTCCGCGTAACCGTGGTGTCACTATAG
- a CDS encoding alkaline phosphatase family protein: protein MTVFDWLGRSASYVREDGLSGLRRSADEFKRSAASRLDPYVPGESIFAREWDVLLILDACRPDLLGEVADKYDFLPTHPETIRSKASSSRVWMDRNFTPEWRVEMQETAYITGNPFSNDHVDPNAFALIDEVWKYAWDDERGTVPARPITDQAIETARSHNPERLLVHYMQPHFPSVPDPIGSAIDLYTFGEEWESVWDDLEAGRISKERVWESYLANLNYVLDDVELLLENMDADTVVISADHGNAFGEFGFFGHPPRNPHPSVRRVPWVETRATDSGKYEPEPSEQVDSISEEDVTSRLEDLGYL from the coding sequence ATGACGGTCTTCGACTGGCTCGGACGGTCCGCCTCATACGTCCGGGAGGATGGACTGTCGGGTCTGCGACGCTCCGCCGACGAGTTCAAACGGAGTGCCGCATCTCGGCTCGATCCGTATGTCCCCGGCGAGTCGATCTTTGCCAGAGAGTGGGATGTGCTGTTGATCCTTGATGCGTGCCGCCCGGACTTACTCGGTGAGGTGGCGGATAAGTATGACTTTCTCCCCACACACCCGGAGACGATCCGTTCAAAGGCCAGTAGCTCACGTGTCTGGATGGATCGGAACTTCACACCGGAGTGGAGGGTAGAGATGCAAGAGACAGCATACATCACGGGCAACCCATTCAGCAACGACCACGTCGATCCCAACGCGTTCGCGCTCATCGACGAAGTGTGGAAGTACGCGTGGGACGACGAGCGAGGAACGGTTCCAGCCCGTCCGATTACCGACCAAGCCATCGAGACAGCGCGCTCGCACAATCCCGAGCGCTTGCTCGTACACTACATGCAGCCTCACTTCCCGAGCGTGCCTGATCCGATCGGATCGGCAATCGATCTCTACACATTCGGGGAAGAGTGGGAATCAGTGTGGGACGATCTCGAAGCCGGACGAATTTCAAAGGAGCGAGTGTGGGAGTCCTATCTGGCGAATTTAAATTACGTACTCGACGACGTAGAACTCCTGCTTGAGAATATGGACGCCGACACCGTCGTGATCAGTGCAGATCACGGAAATGCGTTCGGCGAATTTGGATTTTTCGGCCACCCTCCACGAAATCCACATCCAAGCGTGCGGCGCGTTCCGTGGGTAGAGACGAGAGCGACGGATTCGGGGAAATACGAACCGGAACCGTCCGAACAGGTGGACAGTATCTCCGAAGAGGACGTTACGTCACGATTGGAAGATCTTGGGTATCTGTAA
- a CDS encoding NHL repeat-containing protein: MSFGALGVRTLSFPATAQSVTETIYLTDSAFRADDPEPTRLFSVDLDTGSGEAVLTELEVLPEPNFTGVDAIAASLDGETVYLIDRLSRHLCTYDVIGDTFTDEGHISGLPEQTVLASFGLDGVLYAASNDTNALYSIDFGASPPTATELVVLQDVEVNGADIAFDSNGTLFLHSNADDTLYTIDYDSGSPTYGQATVVGTDEGTSFTGLAVRDAGLGDLVGSSRELEALVVIDKTDGQRGTVFHMTLDGNPYDYRNGDMTVGRLIDDTCVDCELDEAVKYEFEDGDFVLEGEGDDGISYTPGSYVSKEDEENEPMSVTFQTDYCTLWVVVKAGQGFDVQELDGTNGEVTATAPDRFAISFVEFYCTEADAQEAADNFPSNNDNGNGNNGNGNGSNGRARGRGRDR, from the coding sequence GTGAGTTTCGGTGCGCTCGGTGTCAGAACGCTCTCTTTCCCAGCTACTGCCCAGTCCGTCACGGAAACGATCTATCTGACGGACAGTGCCTTCAGGGCTGACGACCCCGAGCCGACGCGTCTGTTCTCGGTCGACCTGGATACCGGTAGTGGGGAAGCTGTCCTCACAGAGCTTGAGGTACTCCCAGAGCCGAATTTCACGGGCGTGGACGCCATCGCGGCATCACTTGATGGAGAAACGGTCTATCTCATCGACCGGTTATCACGCCATCTCTGTACGTACGACGTGATCGGTGACACGTTCACCGACGAGGGACACATCAGCGGTCTGCCGGAACAGACGGTGCTCGCGTCGTTCGGCCTCGACGGTGTTCTCTACGCGGCCAGCAACGACACGAACGCGCTGTATTCGATCGACTTCGGTGCGTCGCCACCGACCGCGACGGAACTCGTGGTTCTGCAGGATGTGGAGGTCAACGGTGCCGACATCGCCTTCGACTCCAACGGTACCCTGTTCCTCCACTCGAACGCCGACGACACTCTATATACGATCGACTACGATTCCGGGAGTCCGACCTATGGTCAGGCGACCGTCGTCGGTACTGACGAGGGCACATCCTTCACCGGTTTAGCTGTCCGCGATGCCGGCCTCGGTGACCTCGTCGGATCGAGCCGCGAGTTAGAGGCACTCGTCGTCATCGATAAGACCGACGGGCAACGCGGAACAGTCTTCCACATGACGCTTGACGGCAACCCGTACGACTACCGTAACGGTGACATGACTGTGGGTCGGCTGATTGACGATACCTGCGTCGACTGCGAACTCGACGAAGCGGTGAAGTACGAGTTCGAGGACGGCGACTTCGTCCTCGAGGGTGAGGGCGACGACGGGATCAGTTACACGCCCGGCTCCTACGTCTCCAAGGAGGACGAGGAGAACGAACCGATGTCCGTCACCTTCCAGACCGACTACTGTACCCTGTGGGTCGTCGTGAAGGCCGGCCAGGGCTTCGATGTCCAGGAACTTGACGGAACGAACGGGGAGGTCACCGCGACGGCTCCTGACCGGTTCGCCATCAGCTTCGTCGAGTTCTACTGCACCGAGGCAGACGCACAGGAAGCCGCGGACAACTTCCCGTCGAACAACGACAATGGGAACGGCAACAACGGCAACGGAAACGGCAGCAACGGTAGGGCCCGAGGTCGGGGTCGGGATCGGTAA
- a CDS encoding flippase → MSDNEADNGGLDTLNSISEGAGLFLIGKGISKGFGLVTNVVLTRYLGTSLYGIYTYLNVIFSLFTVFTKLGGDKSVLRFLPEYEDQPRKRQAMLTLAYGTSIAGSVVVAALVYFGAPLVSAYTLDDPLFVDVLQITAIVIPFQTLSLLTFSVFKAIERMDYNVAVSSVARPAIRLVFIGGAVALGYSLVGAAAGLIVSGVLTLLVALGVLIKKTDLDSIARPTRTDAERYYDFSVPLTFTQLGSFLYNRIDLLMVGFLLSGSAVGVYNVAVLLSGLLSLPLSAFNQLFPPIASRLYHDGEYDELEDVYGTITRLIFTTALFPAVAAFVYAPELLRIFGEGFVRGERVLWLFVVAQLTNALVGPSGYLLMMSDHQYLTLANQLTSGVLNAILNYVLILEFGFIGAALATATVLTLINIVRVAQVWYLEGFSPYDWTYLKPAAAGVVAGGTMYGLSIVLSQYALLVVGGGLGAGVFLTTLYLLGIQDRDIELVRNLVE, encoded by the coding sequence ATGAGTGACAACGAGGCGGATAATGGAGGTCTTGACACCCTCAACTCCATCTCCGAGGGTGCCGGACTATTCTTGATCGGCAAGGGCATCTCGAAGGGATTCGGGCTCGTCACAAACGTCGTCCTCACGCGGTATCTCGGCACGAGCCTCTACGGCATCTACACCTACCTCAACGTCATCTTCTCGCTGTTTACCGTCTTCACGAAACTCGGCGGCGACAAGTCCGTGTTGCGCTTTCTCCCGGAGTATGAGGATCAACCGCGGAAACGACAGGCGATGCTCACGCTCGCGTACGGCACGTCGATCGCCGGCAGCGTCGTCGTCGCGGCTCTCGTCTACTTTGGTGCGCCCCTCGTCTCCGCCTATACGCTCGACGATCCCCTCTTCGTCGACGTGCTCCAGATCACTGCCATCGTCATCCCCTTCCAGACGCTGTCGTTGCTCACGTTTTCGGTGTTCAAGGCCATCGAGCGGATGGACTACAACGTCGCCGTCTCGTCGGTCGCGCGTCCGGCGATCCGGCTCGTATTCATCGGCGGGGCCGTCGCGCTCGGCTACTCGCTCGTCGGGGCCGCAGCCGGGCTCATCGTCAGCGGCGTGTTGACGCTTCTGGTCGCACTCGGGGTCCTGATCAAGAAGACTGACCTCGATTCGATCGCGCGACCGACACGGACCGACGCCGAGCGATACTACGACTTCTCGGTGCCGTTGACGTTCACCCAACTCGGGAGTTTCCTGTACAATCGGATCGACCTCCTGATGGTCGGCTTCCTGCTCTCGGGCTCGGCCGTCGGCGTCTACAACGTCGCAGTCCTCCTCTCGGGACTGCTCTCACTCCCTCTCAGCGCGTTCAATCAACTCTTTCCCCCAATCGCGTCCCGTCTCTACCACGACGGGGAGTACGACGAACTCGAAGACGTCTACGGCACGATCACGCGGTTGATCTTCACGACCGCTCTGTTCCCCGCGGTTGCCGCGTTCGTGTACGCACCGGAACTGCTCCGCATCTTCGGGGAGGGATTCGTTCGAGGAGAACGAGTACTGTGGCTGTTCGTCGTCGCCCAACTGACCAATGCACTCGTCGGACCGAGTGGCTACCTCCTGATGATGTCCGATCACCAGTATCTCACGTTGGCCAATCAACTCACCTCCGGCGTGTTGAACGCGATTCTGAACTACGTACTGATTCTGGAGTTCGGCTTCATCGGCGCCGCCCTCGCAACTGCCACCGTACTGACGCTCATCAACATCGTTCGCGTCGCTCAGGTCTGGTACCTCGAAGGGTTCTCACCGTACGACTGGACGTATCTGAAACCCGCTGCCGCCGGCGTCGTCGCCGGCGGAACGATGTACGGACTCAGTATCGTGCTCTCGCAATACGCGTTGCTCGTCGTCGGCGGCGGTCTCGGTGCTGGCGTCTTTCTGACGACGCTGTATCTCCTCGGCATCCAGGATCGTGATATCGAGTTGGTTCGGAATCTCGTCGAGTGA
- a CDS encoding vWA domain-containing protein, which translates to MAFGVSIFSGRVVAQNGPIETCGKVDLVMAVDNSGSLSSTEIDELETGVNALIDGLVTTGADINIGSLTFNANQISNLNTLTSSGPTVSFPDAGGVGNTPMPPALDIADQLVNDTGAGARSDALKIVVLLTDGGPNYRNFQYSANGYVAPRDQSADWSAVGGNDTYDNEGTGDSTQGQPGTGTTTVEEMDETALVANSVKSGDTRIVTVYVGDPGNDQDSMSDQAINTYTDLPTYLANNVASPDSARTTDLEDLQNFVDELIQILADLCEDTCVLCEDGDFEFKYEWVEDDEDDDDDEDEYNDDEDDEDEYDDEDDEDEYDDEDDDDDDEDDDEDDEDDEGRGRSHVSDSVFRTDGGDDDDDADDDGTGGCEGSFVIYDDDDNMIAPGAVENLELVSVTCDDDGEPQEACFRTNFCDLHYVVKAGRGTEEVTVSLDDGSIDDNGEFCVTGIEGQNPAGKSVTYAISNIVFTCPPSEE; encoded by the coding sequence ATGGCGTTCGGGGTATCAATCTTCTCTGGACGGGTCGTCGCCCAAAACGGCCCGATCGAAACGTGTGGGAAAGTCGACCTCGTGATGGCGGTCGACAACTCCGGATCACTGAGTTCCACCGAAATCGACGAGCTCGAAACCGGCGTGAACGCTCTCATCGACGGCTTGGTTACGACAGGTGCGGACATCAACATCGGCAGTCTGACGTTCAACGCCAATCAGATCAGCAACCTGAATACCCTCACGTCCTCCGGGCCGACAGTTTCGTTCCCCGACGCGGGCGGTGTCGGCAACACGCCGATGCCACCGGCACTCGACATCGCGGATCAGTTAGTGAACGATACGGGCGCGGGTGCACGATCCGACGCGCTCAAGATCGTCGTCCTGCTGACCGATGGTGGTCCGAATTATCGCAACTTCCAGTACAGCGCGAACGGGTACGTCGCCCCACGCGACCAGAGTGCGGACTGGTCCGCTGTGGGAGGGAACGATACGTACGACAACGAGGGGACGGGAGACTCGACCCAGGGGCAGCCCGGTACTGGGACGACTACCGTCGAGGAGATGGACGAGACTGCCTTGGTCGCGAATTCGGTCAAGAGTGGTGATACGCGGATCGTGACCGTCTACGTCGGCGATCCCGGCAACGATCAAGATTCGATGTCCGACCAAGCGATCAATACGTACACCGACTTACCGACGTATCTCGCTAACAACGTCGCTTCGCCCGACAGCGCCCGAACGACCGACTTGGAAGATCTTCAGAATTTCGTCGACGAACTGATTCAGATCCTCGCCGACCTCTGTGAAGACACCTGTGTCCTCTGTGAAGACGGTGACTTCGAGTTCAAGTACGAATGGGTGGAGGACGATGAGGACGACGATGACGACGAGGATGAGTACAATGATGACGAGGACGACGAGGATGAGTACGATGATGAGGACGACGAGGATGAGTACGATGATGAGGACGACGATGATGACGATGAGGACGACGATGAGGACGATGAAGACGACGAGGGACGCGGACGAAGCCACGTGAGCGATAGCGTCTTCAGAACCGACGGTGGCGATGACGATGACGACGCCGATGACGATGGAACCGGCGGTTGCGAGGGATCGTTCGTCATCTACGACGACGACGACAATATGATCGCCCCGGGTGCCGTCGAGAACCTCGAACTCGTCTCCGTCACCTGCGACGACGACGGTGAGCCACAGGAAGCGTGCTTCCGGACGAACTTCTGTGACCTCCACTACGTGGTGAAGGCCGGTCGCGGCACCGAGGAGGTCACCGTCTCCCTCGACGACGGGTCGATCGACGACAACGGTGAGTTCTGCGTGACGGGCATCGAGGGACAGAACCCTGCTGGCAAGTCGGTGACCTACGCCATCAGCAACATCGTGTTCACGTGCCCGCCCAGCGAGGAGTAA
- a CDS encoding ribbon-helix-helix domain-containing protein, producing MSGDCQSLPVSLPPEVVERLDELVGAEMFGSRSDALRYGARLVVGEERVERLHEQADRGVRATYVVVDSEVVLTKGTVDGGVCSSGA from the coding sequence ATGAGCGGCGACTGTCAGTCGCTCCCGGTCTCACTTCCTCCGGAGGTGGTCGAGCGACTCGACGAACTGGTCGGGGCCGAGATGTTCGGTTCTCGGTCGGACGCCCTCCGCTATGGCGCTCGACTGGTCGTCGGGGAGGAACGCGTAGAGCGGTTACACGAGCAGGCAGACCGAGGCGTGCGAGCGACGTACGTAGTGGTCGACAGCGAAGTGGTGCTGACGAAGGGGACTGTCGATGGGGGGGTGTGTTCTTCCGGAGCGTGA
- a CDS encoding HVO_A0114 family putative DNA-binding protein, producing the protein MTDTDHDGWPDKYRDPRERPHPTVLRVTVEGFDDVCEDTLERVDAVAEGDSSPAVVSFATVGELRKILTDRRLELLRVLLNTDGAAESISAVADALGRDYRPVHDDISLLADYGLLFVVDDGQRKRPYLPYERIHLDIELVGREPTPA; encoded by the coding sequence ATGACCGATACCGATCACGACGGCTGGCCCGACAAGTACCGCGACCCCCGCGAGCGCCCACACCCGACCGTCCTCCGGGTGACTGTCGAGGGGTTCGACGACGTTTGTGAGGACACACTCGAGCGTGTTGACGCAGTCGCCGAGGGGGACTCCTCACCGGCGGTCGTGTCGTTCGCGACGGTCGGGGAGTTGCGGAAGATCCTGACCGACCGCCGTCTTGAACTCCTTCGGGTGCTGCTGAACACCGACGGGGCAGCCGAGAGCATTTCGGCAGTGGCCGATGCGCTCGGCCGTGATTACCGGCCGGTTCACGACGACATCTCCCTGCTTGCGGACTACGGCCTGCTGTTCGTCGTCGATGACGGACAGCGCAAGCGGCCGTACCTGCCCTACGAGCGGATTCACCTCGACATCGAACTCGTCGGCAGAGAGCCAACACCAGCCTAA